The Meiothermus sp. QL-1 genomic interval CGGGCGCCCCGCTGCCGCAGCCCGGCTGTTCAGGGTTGGCCTGGCATTCGCTAAAGGGAAGCTGCAAGCGGTTGGCCTCCAGCAGGTTGATTGCATCGGCCTGCCAGGTATCGATGCTGAGGAAGTCCCCCATCAGGATGTTGCCCCCTGCCACCAGGTTGAGCTGGGGTAGGCGGCTTGGGTCGCGGTAGTCGCAGTCCCGCAGGTCGCCCCCCTGGCCGCAGTCGTAGACCAGGTCGCCCAGAATGTAGATGCTGCCACGGACCAACAGGGTGCCTACCCCCCGCACCCGCCCCCGGATCACCGCATCCCCGTTGATGAAAACCGTACCCGAAAGGGTGATGGGCGTGACCGAGCCGTCGATGATCACGTGGTTCCGAGGAAGGCCTAGGTCCTCAGCGGTTAGGGTCTGCACCCCCCCAGCCTCGGGCCAAGCGATGGTGGAGGGGTTGATGCGCATAGCAGCGGTGATGCGCCCTGGGGTATAGCTCTCGTTGCGCCCCGCCAGGCTCGAGCGCACCTCGGCCTCCCACTCCTCATCGTCAATCCAGCGGTCCCCGTCGTCGTCCTGAATCGGCAGCGGGAAACGATCGGGCAGCTCCCCGTCCGGATAGCGCCCGCCAAATTGGGCCAGCTCCGCGCTGGTGGGGTAGTTGTAGTAGAGGTTCTGCGGTGTCTGACAGTTGCTGGGGGTGCTGCAGTCGGCGGGTGTGGGGCGGAGAAGGGTGGTGGAGCGGATCCGGGTCTGGCCAGGTTCAAGGGTGGTGAAGTAGCGGCTGGAAGGCTCAAACCGCCCACTGCGCTGCTGGCGGACGCTGCCCCGGCTTAAAAGGGCCCCGTGGACCACCCCCGCTTCTTGGTCGTCGCGCATAATTAGGTCCTCGAGCACCCCCACCTTGACCCGGCGCCACCAGGTGCTGGGATCGTTGGGGTTGGGCAGGCCGCGGAAGGCGTCCATGCTGCGCACCTCAAGGTGGCAGAAGATGCAGTCGGCCTTGTTGGTCAAAAGGGGAAAGTCAAAGGGAAAAGGGGCTTGGGCGATGCGCAAAACCTGCCTAAGCCGCCGGGTGGTGCCGTCGGGCAGGGTACCGGTCGAGAGCACGGTGAGCTCGATCTGGGGCTCACCCGAGGAAGTGGATGTATCCTTCCGGGAAACCTGCACCGCAAAGCCGCTTCCATCCGGCAGGCGCTGGGGGGCGCCGAAGAGGTCGATGGTATCTCCGTCGGAGACCAGGCGGTCGAGGGCCAGGCGGTAGCCGGTAAGGCTGGCCGAATTGCTCTCAGCCAGCACCTGGTGCCAAAGCCGGGCCACCGCCCGCTCGAGGCCGGCCTCGGCGGCGAACTGGGCCTGGGAGGTGCGCAGGGCGTCTTGGGCGTTGCGTCGATTGCTAAGAGAGGTGAGGGCGGCAATGCTCACCAGAATGACCGCAATGAACATGAAAACCAAGGCTGAAACCAGGGTAACTCCTTGTGGGCTGCGCATGGACCAACCTCCGGGGTACAGGGGGGCAATACATCACCTCTCACCATAGCAAAGCCCCCCTACCCCAGGTAACCCCTGTCTGGGGGCCCCTTCAGAGTAGGCCCAAGGCGCGGGCCCGCTCCAGCGCTTCGATGCGGTTGCGGGCCCCCAGCTTTTCATACAGCCGCAAGAGGTGGTCCTTGACTGTTTCAGGGGATAACTGCAGGCGGCGGGCGATTTCCTTGGTAGAAAGCCCCTGGGCCATCCAGGCCAGCACCTCCTGCTCCCGAAGGGTTAGCCGGGGCAATTCGGGCGCCCGCAGGCGCGGCTCCAGGCCCCGCTCGAGCCGCCTGAGCCGCTCGGCCAGCACCTCTGGAGGCAGCTCCTTCAACCAGTAGGCATCGGCCCCAGCATAAGCGGCCTGTTGCAACAGCACGGGCTCGTTGAAGGTGGTGAGCAGCGCGATTATCCCCCGGTAACGCCTATCGCGCAGGGCCCTGGTGGCGGCAATCCCGTCCAGCTTTGGCATCCGCACATCCAGCAGCACCCCATCGGGCAAAAGCGCTAAAGAGCGCTCCACCGCCTCCTCCCCATCGCCGGCCTCCCCCACCACCCCAAAGCCCGCCCGCTCCAAGGCCACCCGCAGGCCCATGCGGAAGAGTGGGTGGTCATCGGCGATGAGGAGGCGCATGACTGCAGTTTAGTAGACCTGCTCCCGCTGGCCAAAGCTCAGGGGGGTGGCCACGCTCACCTGAACCACCCCAGTGGTGGGGAAGAAGGGCGGGGCGCGGTCCTGCATCCTGGGATCGTAGGTGAACTGGCGCGCGTAGCCAGCGGTCATCTGGCCGGTGCTGCTGTTGAACTGCCCGAAAGCCCCATAAGTATACTGGATGATACCGCCCTGAAGCCGAATCGCACCCTTAGGACTGATGCTGCTGAAGTTCTGCACCGCTACCTCGCCCCTGGAGGTCATCAGAACCCCATGAATGGTCAGGTCCTGTAGCGAGTTGTTGTCTCCGCTGCCCAGCAGGATATCCCCATCCTGGCTGTAGACCCCAAGGATGTTATCGGCCGAGAGGTTGCTACAGGTAGCCCGGGTCACCGTGTTGCCGCTGCGGGTGGGGGTGCCGGTGCAGGCTGGGTTTTGATACTTGAGGTCGCCCCGAATCTGGATGTTCTTGCCGCTCCCAGCGTTGGCCACGGTAATCTGGGCAAAGGAGGCCAGGGCCGGCGGGGCCGTGTTGGGGTCGCTGCTGTTAGAGCGGCTGGGCCCAGTGAGGTTGTTGATGCTGCCTTCTGCAAAAATCATCCCGTTGAAACCGATCCGCTCCACCACCCATTGCACCCCGCTGAAGCGGTAGAGGATGCCATCGGAGCCATAGCGGTAAAGAAGGCGGCTGCTCCCAGTACAGCTCGCTGTAAGACAGACCTCGATGTACTGAAAGGGCGAGGTGGCCGGGGTGCAGACCCCAGCGCTGTTGCAGCTTGGGGGGTTGCCGCTCGCATCCCCGGCAAAGAGGGTTAGCCGGGCCACATCCGAGTTGATGTACAGCCCTCCCGCCAAGGCCGCGCTCCGCTGGTTCTGGGCGTTGGCCGGCATGGGAATGAATGGCTCCTGCCAGTTCACCCTTGGGTTGCCCTCGAATGTGGGCGCATGGGTAACACCCCCGCTGGTCCAGGAGGGCGCGTTGGGGTTGGTCATCTGGGAAGGAGCGAGGAAGGTGGTGGAGCTGCCAGAACCAAAAAAGGCCCCCGGGCTGATGCTCCCGTTGCAGCTACTCTCCCCCGCATCGGTGCAGCCCGCACTGGTCACATACCCCCCAAACCAGGGGTTAAAGGAGAAGCGGAAGCGCTCGTTGGTGTGAATGGGTCCATCGAACAAGGTGCCGCTGGTAAACCAGATTGCGGTGTTGGCCCGGTTGCGGTGCCGGTTGGTAAAAAGGGCGTAGCGGGCAAAGCTGCCGTTGGTGAGCAAAAAGCGGTACTCCCCCTGCACCAGCACGTTGCGCTGGTAGGGGGTGCCGGGCGAGGCCGTGACCAGCATCACGTAGGGCAGGGCATACCCCTGGGTCTGTCGGGTGAGGGGGGTGGCCGGGTTGTTGTCGTTGTCCACCACATACCCTGAGGGCAACTCGGCCCCTGCAGGAAAGGGCTGGCCGCAGACCGAGGTCTTGACGAAGTAAATGCGCACCTGCACGGTAGCCCCAGAGCCATCCGGGGCAAAGTTTCGGTTGCAAATCAAGGTGTTGACGCTGTTTTGCAGGTTGGCTGCCAGCAGGGAGAGCCGCGTGGCCACCGTGGCCGGGTTGGGCAGAATGTCATTGCCCCCGTAGTACCAGATATCGCTGGTGCTGATGCCCCCCTGGCTAGGGCTAGCCGAACGCACCAGGCTCTCCAATGCCATGCGCACCTCGTTGGCCAGCAGGGCCGAGGCCGCCACCGCTCCCCCCCGGGCCAGGTTGACCGCCTGGGCCACAGCGGTATTGTCCCGGCTGGCGCGCAGGTCGTTCATGGTACGGGTGAACACCAGGCCGCTGACCACGCTCAGGACCAGGATTATGGTCAACGCCACCACAATTGCGATGCCTTCAGAACGCCTCATGGGTTGCATGTGCTCACCGTCCTTGCCTCGTAGTAGAGGGTGTTGATCATGTCCACCTGACCGGTATAGGTCCGCTCCACATTACGGCCCCGCAGAGGCACCTGGACACCCAGGGTAAACTGCACCCGCCGCAAAGCGTACTCCGCTCCTCCGCTGGTGAAGTACACCTGCGCGCGGTTATTTACCAGGTACCCACTGGGGTTCCGCTCCTCACTCAGAGTGGTTCCACTGCGCCTACGGTAGACATAATCGACGCGGAAGTTGCTTACATCATAGGCTACGTCGGTTGGCGCGGGGTCCCCCTGAACCCGATAGATCAGCTTGCGGTTGTTGGCGTCGTAGCTGTAGCCCATCAGGTTGACCACCGAGGCCAGCGTCTCCGTGGTCACGCTGATAGGCAGGTTGGCGCAGGTGGTGGCAATGGTATACAGGTTGAGGCCGCTGACCACCGGCGTGCTGGACGCGCGGGTCAACACTGCATTGCCGTTGCCATCCACCAAAATAAGGCGGCTACCCGCAGGAATTTCGCTGGTAAGCGTAGGGGAGTTGCTGACCAGGGTAAAGCCACCGCCGGCCACCGCGGTCACGGTGTAACCAGCCCCACCGGCCACCTGGGCAAAGGAAATACCGGTGGCGTTGCTATCGAAGGGAACGTGGGTAATCACCGCAAAGGCTGCGGTGCGCAGATCCTGGCTCAGCACCTCCAGCACCCTTCGGGCCTTGTTCTGAGCACTGCTGATGGCCTCGTTGGCCTGGTTGAGCTGGAGGCCCTGGATGCTGGTGCTAAAAGCAATGGACATCACCAAAACCAGCACTAAAAGGGCCAACAAAAGCTCGAGCACAGTAAACCCTTTGGTACGCAAGGCAGCCTCCTTCAGTTAATGTTGGTCACCAGCTCATTGCCGGCTAGGGCCGGCGACGGCCCCACGATGCTCTGGCGCACGCACTGCTCCCCCTCGGGGCTGCGCCAGCAGACCTCGATGCGGTACTGGCTCACCTGCCAGCCGCTGCCCGCCCAGGAGGGGGTTCCTTGGTTGGTGATGCTGGCACGGTACAGGCCAATGTTGCCGAACTGCTGCTCGGCGGTCAGGGTAGCGAAGCCCGTGGTGGAGCTGCTGAGCTGGCCATAGTCCCAGTTAAAGCTGCTGCCCGCTGGGGGTAGGGCGCGATCATCGGCTTCAAGGATCTGCCGGCCCAGAAAGATGCCGATCTGGTTGGCCTGGGCCCGTCCACCCACCACCGCGCTTTGGCGGATGTTGCCCACCAGCAAGGTGGTGAAAATCCCTAGCACCACGGCCAAGGCCCCCGCCGCCACAATCACCTCTATGAAGGTCAGGCCTCGGGTGTTCATTGCCGCCGCACCTCCCCAATCAAAGTCGCCGTTAGGGTGAAGGTCTGGCCGTTGGCCGTGATGGTGAACTGGCGATTGGGGGGAAAGCTGCTGGAGAAGTTAACCTTGCCCGGCGAGGTAAAGGTGGCCAGGGTTCCCTGCGGTAGACTGCAGCTCACCCCTGCAGGGAGGGTGACACTGCGCAACACGCTCCCGTCCACCTGGGACTCTACCCGCAGCGTATTGCCGCTGCGCACCAGGAGGAAGTTGGTGCCCCCGCGGCTGGCGGCTGCCGTGGCCCCCTGCCAGAAAAGCTGGCGGATCTGGTCCACCGTGGCCAGGGCTTCCTGGCGCTGGGCGAGATTGCGAAACTGGGCCAGGCCAATCCCGGCGGCCACTCCTAAGATAGCCATCACCACCAACAGCTCGAGCAGGGTAAAGCCCCAACCAGCTATAAGAGGTCGGTAAGAGGAACGCCACATAGCCCCCTAAGTCTGGGGTAGCGACGAAAATCACAAAACCCCCCGCTGGGGGGTCTTCCGTTACGTCGTTCAGATTCGCATCCCCACCCCAAGGGCTTTTTTTCTCGGTAAGAAAGGCCCTTTGACAGGTTGAAGCCCCCGGCCTCTCTCATGTTCAAAAATCACCGCGGCCCCAGCCACAGGCGCAGCCGGCTGCCCGGATAGGGCAGGGCCAGACACTCCAACCTTCCCCCGTGGGCCTCGGCCACCCGCCGGGCCACGTAGAGCCCAAGCCCCGCGCTCCCCGCCCGCACCCCCCGCAAGCGCTGGCTGCGGAAGGGCTGGGAAAGAATCTCCAGGCTATCGGGTAGGCCCGGGCCGTCGTCCTCCACCTCGAGCCACCCCTCCCCCGCCCGAAGCACCACCCGGCTTTTGGCGTGGCGCAGGGCATTCTCGGTCAGGTTGGCCAGGGCCCGCTCGAGCAAAAGCCGCTCAGCCCGCGCCAGCCCAGCCCCTTCAATCTCCAAGCGCAGGCCGCGCCTCTGGGCCTGCTGGGCATAGCGCAGGCGGAAGTCCTCCAAAATGGCCCGCAGGTTGAGGTTCTCGGGCTCTACCCGGCGCGCTTCCAGGCGACTGGCGGTGAGCAGGTTCTCCACCAGAAGATAGCTGCGGTAAAGCTCCTCCTTCAGTGTCCTGAGCATCTCCTTGCGCTTTTCAGGCCCAATTTTATCGGCCTCCTCCAAATACTCCAGGGCTCGCAAAGCGGCCAGAAGAGGGGTCTTCAGGTCGTGGGTGAGGGCGGCATAGGTGGCCTCGCGGGCCTCCAACAGCTCGCGCAGGTGTAAGAGCAGCTCCTCGAAGCCCTCCCGTAGTTGCGCAATCTCCGCAGGGGGCGGCTCCTTGGGTGAGGGCAGGGAAAGCTCGGCCAGGGCACGGCCCGACCCGCGCAGATAGTGCAGGCTTCGGGTTAGCTCGTCCACCGGGCGCAACAGGGCGCCGGCCAGCCAGTAACCCACCAGCGCCGCCAAAAACGCCAGCACAAAAAGCCACAACAGCAAAAAAAACTGCACTTCCCCAGAGGAAAACCAAAAGGTAAGGGCGATGACCAGGTTGGGAAGGAAAGCCAAAAGCCCAATCACCCAGGCCAGCTGGTGCTTGAGCGGCATGGTTCCAGTCTATTACCCTGAGGCCCATGACCTTTGGCGAACTCGCCCTGCTGCAGGATTCGCGGGGCCGCACCTACCTCTTCCGCTTGCAGGAGGGAGGGGCCTTCCACTACCACCGGGGTTTCATCCGTCACGAGGCCATTCAGGCCGCAGGCCCTGGCGGCCGGTTGGTTACCCCCCATGGCGAAGTCTTTACCGTACACCGGCCCAGCCTGGAAGACTACGTGCTCAAGATGCCCCGCGCCGCCACCCCCACCTACCCCAAAGACGCCATCACCCTCTGCCTGCTGCTCGACCTGGCCCCCGGCATGCGGGTGCTGGAGGCGGGCTCGGGCTCAGGTGGGCTGACTTTGTTCCTCGCCCGGGCGGTAGGTCCCTCAGGAGAGGTGCACAGCTACGAGAACCGCCCCAGGCACCTGGCCCAGGCCCAGCACAACCTGCGGGCCTTCGAGGACTGGGGCAACGTGACCTGGGTGGAAGCCGATCTGGCCCAGGCCGAGCTACCCCTCGACTTCTTCGATGCTGTGGCCCTAGACATGATGGAGCCCTGGAAGGTGCTGCCGGCGGTGACCCCCGCGCTAAAGGTAGACCGCTTCCTGGCCTGCTACCTCCCCAACCTGACCCAGGTGCTCACCCTTTTGCAAAGCATCGAAGCGCAAAAGCTGCCCTACTTGCTCGAGCGCACCCTGGAGGTGCTGCACCGCGAGTGGGAGATCCGCCCCCCCGTGGCCCACCCCAGGTTCCAGCAAGTGGGGCATACCGCTTTTCTGGTGCAGCTTCGAAGACTCAAGGACTGATCGACGCAAGGCTCTCCTAACCCTAGGTCTGGTGGAAGACGTCAACCCGGTGCAGATGGGCAACGAGGCGGCCTCAGCCTACCCCGGACGTGGGGTGGTCTTCCGCAATGTCAGCGTGCGGGACAACATCTGCACCGACCAGGGCCGGGGGAGCCCCCTGTCGGGCGGGGCAAGCTTCATCGGCTCACCCGACTCGGTCAACCTGCGCATCGAGAACTCCCGCTACTACAACCTCTGCCACCTGGTGGTGTGGGATCGGCGGGTTTTCACACTGGTTGAATTAAGACAGGAGAACTTCATTCCGAAGACGCCCTTCAGGGCAAAATTCGGCTGGGAGTAAGCCGCCTCTAGCCGACAAACCGGCGAAGCATGGCCGCTATTTGAGCCGGCTTTTTATGATCGCCCCTGGCGATATCGTTCGCGCAAAGGGTCAAAAACTCCTGGAGAATCAGGGCAGAAGCCGACTCCATAGCTCTCTTGGCGGCCGTCATCTGGGTCAGCACCTCCTCGCAGGAGCGCCCCTCCTCCACCATTCTTTGCAGACCCCGCACCTGCCCCTCAATACGGCGCAGACGCTTTAGGATTCCCTCCAGGGTTTCCCCGTTGAGCTGGCTCGTGTTCACAAATTCAGTCTATACCACACTCAGGCCATTACCTCCTCGGGGTGGTACTTGTTCCAGTAGCGCACCAACCCGTCCACGCTCATCCGGGCCGGATTGGCCAGCTCGTACACCCCCATCTCCTCGGGCGAAAGGCCCGCCTTGCGCAGCTCCTCCATCACCCAAGCCTCGAACTCCGCCACCATCTCTTCGCGGGGCTGGCCCGCCTTGAGCCGCTCCTTGACCCAGTCGGCCCAGGTCCGCAGCCGATGCCCCAACCCCTCCAGATGGGCTTCTACATCCTCGAAGAGGCCGAAGTGGGTGAGGTAGAGGCGGCGGGGCCCAAGGGCCCGCAGCTTGGCCAGGGATTGCAACCAGCCTTCGAGGTGAACCTCCGGGGGCGGGCAGGGCGGCAGGGCCAGCCCGCGACCGATTCGCACCCCGGCTATATCCCCGGCAATCAGGGCCTCCCTGCCAATCAGGTAGGCGTGGTGGTGGCTGGCATGGCCCGGGGTCTCCACGGCCCGAACCTCCACCCCTCCCAGCCGCACCACCTCACCGTCTTCCAGCGCGCGTACCTGCTTTTCTGGCACCGTGCCCATCTGGCCCCAGAGGGTCTCCATCTGCTCGCCGTAGATGCGCTGGGCCGAGGTCCAGAGCCTGCTGGGGTCGACCAGGTGGGGCGCCCCCCTGGGATGAACGTAGATGGTTGCTCCCCGCTCGGCCATGCGCCAGGCCGCGCCCGCATGGTCCAGGTGGATGTGGGTCACGAACACGTGCCGCACATCTGAAGCCGCATACCCCAGCCCGTTGAGGCCATCCAGCAGGGTCGAGAAGCGCGACTCAGGCCCAGTTTCGAAGAGCACCGGCCCTTCTTCCGTCTCCAGCAGGAAAGCGGCGATGACCTGCGGGGCCCGGTCTTGTAGGTCGAGGATGTGGATCACGAGCCCATTCTACGGGAACCCAGCAAACCCTTGCCAACCCATTCTGGCTTTGCTATATTCATAGCTGCCATTGGCGGGCGTTCCGCGATAGCTCAGTTGGTAGAGCGCTCGACTGTTAATCGAGTGGTCGCAGGTTCGAGCCCTGCTCGCGGAGCCAAAACCCCGGGAGACCCCGGGGGTTTTGCTTTAGAGTCTCCCCGCCTCGATAATCCGGCCCAGAAACTGCTGGGTACGCTCACTCCGGGGGCTTTTGAATATGGCCTCGGGCGGCCCTTCCTCGTGCACCACTCCTCCGTACAGAAAGCAAACCTTGCTGGCCACCTCGCGGGCAAAGCCCATCTCGTGGGTGGCCAGAATCATGGTCATCCCCTCCTGGGCCAGCTCGCGCAGGAGATTCAGAACCTCCGAGACCAGCTCGGGGTCCAGGGCCGAGGTAATCTCGTCCAGAAGCAGCAGGGTGGGTTCCATGGCCAGCGCTCGCGCGATGGCCACCCGCTGCTGCTGCCCCCCTGAAAGCTGGTCGGGGTAGGCCTGGGCTTTGTGCTCGAGCCCGATCCGCTTCAACAGGGCCATGGCCTTTTCCCTGGCCTCGGCCTCGGGGAGCCCGAGCACCCTGGTGGGGGCTAGGGTGATGTTCTGCAGCACGGTCATGTGGGGAAAAAGGTTGAAGCTCTGAAACACAATCCCCACCTCCCGCCGCAGGGCATTGAGGTCCACCCCAGGCCCGGTGATGCGGTCCCCCCTGAGCCGGATCTCCCCCCCCTGGATCTCCTCCAGCCCGTTGATGCAGCGCAGCAGGGTGGACTTCCCGCACCCAGAAGGACCGATAAGACAGACCACCTGGTGTTCCTCTACCGTAAGACTGAGGCCCCGCAGCACCTCGTTGGCCCCAAAGCGCTTGACCACGTTCTTCACTTCTAAAAAGCCCATCTAGCCTCCTAAGCCCCCAGCCTAGCCCTGGCGCATCCGGGCCCGGTCGCGCTCCACCAGGCGGTCCACCAGACGGGTCTGGGGAATGGTGATCAGGATGAAGATGATGGCCACGGTGGTTACCGCCGAAAGGTTGAAGTCGTTGGAGGCGATGATGCGGGCCTGGTTGAAGGCGTCGATTACCCCCACCACGTTCACCAGAGCAGTATCCTTTTGCATGCCAATGAAGTTGTTGAGCAGCGGCGGGATAATCCGCCGCACCGCCTGGGGGACGATTACGAAACGTAGGGTCTGGCCATAGGAAAGGCCCAGGCTGCGGGCCGCGGCCCATTGGCTGGGATGGATACTCTCCAGGCCTGCCCGGTAGACCTCGGCCATGTAGGCCCCGTAGGTCAGGGTTAGGGCCAGCACCGCCAAAGCCTCTAGGGGCATGTTGCGGAAAAAGCCGATGCCGGTGAGGGGCAGGCCAAAGCCCACCAGGTAGATCACGATGATGGAGGGCAGGCTGAGGAAGGCATCGGTGTAAAAGGTGGCCAAGAAGCGGATGGGCTCAGCCGGCTTGCCGGGCAGCAGCTTGGCGATGGCAATAAAAAGGCCCCAGATGAGGGAGAGCACCCCAGCGAAGACGAAGATCACCACGTTCACCCAGAAGGCCCTCAGGATGAGCTCGAAGGAGTTGGCGATGAGCTCGA includes:
- a CDS encoding MBL fold metallo-hydrolase, giving the protein MIHILDLQDRAPQVIAAFLLETEEGPVLFETGPESRFSTLLDGLNGLGYAASDVRHVFVTHIHLDHAGAAWRMAERGATIYVHPRGAPHLVDPSRLWTSAQRIYGEQMETLWGQMGTVPEKQVRALEDGEVVRLGGVEVRAVETPGHASHHHAYLIGREALIAGDIAGVRIGRGLALPPCPPPEVHLEGWLQSLAKLRALGPRRLYLTHFGLFEDVEAHLEGLGHRLRTWADWVKERLKAGQPREEMVAEFEAWVMEELRKAGLSPEEMGVYELANPARMSVDGLVRYWNKYHPEEVMA
- a CDS encoding DUF4900 domain-containing protein, with amino-acid sequence MRRSEGIAIVVALTIILVLSVVSGLVFTRTMNDLRASRDNTAVAQAVNLARGGAVAASALLANEVRMALESLVRSASPSQGGISTSDIWYYGGNDILPNPATVATRLSLLAANLQNSVNTLICNRNFAPDGSGATVQVRIYFVKTSVCGQPFPAGAELPSGYVVDNDNNPATPLTRQTQGYALPYVMLVTASPGTPYQRNVLVQGEYRFLLTNGSFARYALFTNRHRNRANTAIWFTSGTLFDGPIHTNERFRFSFNPWFGGYVTSAGCTDAGESSCNGSISPGAFFGSGSSTTFLAPSQMTNPNAPSWTSGGVTHAPTFEGNPRVNWQEPFIPMPANAQNQRSAALAGGLYINSDVARLTLFAGDASGNPPSCNSAGVCTPATSPFQYIEVCLTASCTGSSRLLYRYGSDGILYRFSGVQWVVERIGFNGMIFAEGSINNLTGPSRSNSSDPNTAPPALASFAQITVANAGSGKNIQIRGDLKYQNPACTGTPTRSGNTVTRATCSNLSADNILGVYSQDGDILLGSGDNNSLQDLTIHGVLMTSRGEVAVQNFSSISPKGAIRLQGGIIQYTYGAFGQFNSSTGQMTAGYARQFTYDPRMQDRAPPFFPTTGVVQVSVATPLSFGQREQVY
- a CDS encoding amino acid ABC transporter permease; protein product: MPRDGLALAGGALGVAVGVVLATAWVMQRVKQVMSENGFQALWADFLLLIAALLPLALLWPALRGLAEARAARRALRREDLIAARVHSAGAHTWAYFTLGYAGAWVIFLLLVLFFIANDVAVGRTFFQLELIANSFELILRAFWVNVVIFVFAGVLSLIWGLFIAIAKLLPGKPAEPIRFLATFYTDAFLSLPSIIVIYLVGFGLPLTGIGFFRNMPLEALAVLALTLTYGAYMAEVYRAGLESIHPSQWAAARSLGLSYGQTLRFVIVPQAVRRIIPPLLNNFIGMQKDTALVNVVGVIDAFNQARIIASNDFNLSAVTTVAIIFILITIPQTRLVDRLVERDRARMRQG
- a CDS encoding type II secretion system protein, translated to MNTRGLTFIEVIVAAGALAVVLGIFTTLLVGNIRQSAVVGGRAQANQIGIFLGRQILEADDRALPPAGSSFNWDYGQLSSSTTGFATLTAEQQFGNIGLYRASITNQGTPSWAGSGWQVSQYRIEVCWRSPEGEQCVRQSIVGPSPALAGNELVTNIN
- a CDS encoding amino acid ABC transporter ATP-binding protein; this encodes MGFLEVKNVVKRFGANEVLRGLSLTVEEHQVVCLIGPSGCGKSTLLRCINGLEEIQGGEIRLRGDRITGPGVDLNALRREVGIVFQSFNLFPHMTVLQNITLAPTRVLGLPEAEAREKAMALLKRIGLEHKAQAYPDQLSGGQQQRVAIARALAMEPTLLLLDEITSALDPELVSEVLNLLRELAQEGMTMILATHEMGFAREVASKVCFLYGGVVHEEGPPEAIFKSPRSERTQQFLGRIIEAGRL
- a CDS encoding metal-sensitive transcriptional regulator; the encoded protein is MNTSQLNGETLEGILKRLRRIEGQVRGLQRMVEEGRSCEEVLTQMTAAKRAMESASALILQEFLTLCANDIARGDHKKPAQIAAMLRRFVG
- a CDS encoding tRNA (adenine-N1)-methyltransferase, whose translation is MTFGELALLQDSRGRTYLFRLQEGGAFHYHRGFIRHEAIQAAGPGGRLVTPHGEVFTVHRPSLEDYVLKMPRAATPTYPKDAITLCLLLDLAPGMRVLEAGSGSGGLTLFLARAVGPSGEVHSYENRPRHLAQAQHNLRAFEDWGNVTWVEADLAQAELPLDFFDAVALDMMEPWKVLPAVTPALKVDRFLACYLPNLTQVLTLLQSIEAQKLPYLLERTLEVLHREWEIRPPVAHPRFQQVGHTAFLVQLRRLKD
- a CDS encoding response regulator transcription factor, with protein sequence MRLLIADDHPLFRMGLRVALERAGFGVVGEAGDGEEAVERSLALLPDGVLLDVRMPKLDGIAATRALRDRRYRGIIALLTTFNEPVLLQQAAYAGADAYWLKELPPEVLAERLRRLERGLEPRLRAPELPRLTLREQEVLAWMAQGLSTKEIARRLQLSPETVKDHLLRLYEKLGARNRIEALERARALGLL
- a CDS encoding sensor histidine kinase KdpD, with the protein product MPLKHQLAWVIGLLAFLPNLVIALTFWFSSGEVQFFLLLWLFVLAFLAALVGYWLAGALLRPVDELTRSLHYLRGSGRALAELSLPSPKEPPPAEIAQLREGFEELLLHLRELLEAREATYAALTHDLKTPLLAALRALEYLEEADKIGPEKRKEMLRTLKEELYRSYLLVENLLTASRLEARRVEPENLNLRAILEDFRLRYAQQAQRRGLRLEIEGAGLARAERLLLERALANLTENALRHAKSRVVLRAGEGWLEVEDDGPGLPDSLEILSQPFRSQRLRGVRAGSAGLGLYVARRVAEAHGGRLECLALPYPGSRLRLWLGPR
- a CDS encoding type II secretion system protein, producing MWRSSYRPLIAGWGFTLLELLVVMAILGVAAGIGLAQFRNLAQRQEALATVDQIRQLFWQGATAAASRGGTNFLLVRSGNTLRVESQVDGSVLRSVTLPAGVSCSLPQGTLATFTSPGKVNFSSSFPPNRQFTITANGQTFTLTATLIGEVRRQ